The Nitrospirota bacterium nucleotide sequence CCGGTGGTGCCGATGACGAGCGGGCGCTGACGGTCTACGGCTCGCGGGATGAGCGCCAGCGTGGATCCCGGCGCGGAGAAATCGATCACCACGTCTCCGGCCGACAGCGCCTCATCAGGATTGTCTCGGATCGCGACGCCGAGCGCTCCGACGCCGGCCGCCTCGCCCGCGTCTTTGCCCAAACTCGCGTTTCCGGCACGCTCCACCGCTGCGGCGACTTCGAGCCCGGGTGTTTCCGTAGCGAGCGCGATCAGGCGAAGGCCCATCTTGCCGCCGGCACCCATGATCACGAGGCGGACCGGCTTTGCAGCCGACTTGGACACGGGTGGGGTTAGATCAGGCCGAACTGGGTCATGACCCGGCGCAATTGCGCCCTGGGACCGTCTGACATGGTGGTGAGAGGCAGGCGCATCTCGTCGGTGCAGCGGCCCATCATCGCCAGGGCGGCTTTGACCGGAATGGGGTTGGTTTCGAGAAACATCGCGTTGGAGAGGGGCAGCAGCCGATAGTGAGCCCGCCGCGCGCGATCCCAATCGCCCTTGAGCGCGGCATTGACCATTTCCGCGGTCTCGGCCGGCGCCACGTTGGCGGTCACCGAGATCACCCCTTTTCCGCCGACCGCCATCAACGGCAAGGTGAGCGCGTCGTCGCCGGAGAGGACCACGAACCGGTCGCCGCACGCAGCCACGATGTCGCTCATCTGCGACAGATTGCCCGAGGCTTCCTTGATCCCGACGATGTTCGTGATTGTGCTCAGGCGCGCCACGGTCTGCGGCGTCATGTTGACGACGGAGCGGCCGGGAATGTTGTAGAGCACGAGCGGGAGATCCACCGCGCGCGCGATCGCCTCATAGTGTTGAAACAGGCCCTCCTGCGTGGGCTTGTTGTAATACGGCGTGACCAGCAACGCCGCGTCCGCGCCGACGGCCTTGGCGTGTTGGGTCAGCCGGATGGCCTCGTGCGTGGCGTTGGAACCCGTTCCGGCGATGACCGGAACCCGCCGGCGCGCGACCTCCACGGTGAGCGCGATCACTCGATCGTGCTCCTCGTGTGTGAGCGTGGCGGACTCCCCCGTACTCCCGCACGGCACAATGCCGTTGGTACCGCGCTCGATCTGCCACTCGATGAGGTCACCAAGCGCTTTTTCATCGACTTTGCCGTTTCTGAACGGCGTCACGATGGCGACATACGAACCACTAAACATGGCCGATCCTTTGTGCCGGGGTTACTCCGCGTGTCTAGCGGAGGAGCCTGTTCAGGAACGCGTCAGATGCAAGGCGCCGCGAGCACCGCACCGGAGCGTACTGTGTGCGTACGTGAGGAGCGGATGCGCAGCGGCAACGCAGCAGATGACCGTTCATGGACAGGCTCACAGCAGCGCCTCCTGCGTCAACGAACCTTCGTACACCAACCGGGCCTCGCCCGTCAACGTCACCGATGTCACACGCCGGCCATCAAGCGTGAAGCTCACGCCCAACGGCGGACCGCCGCGCGTCTTGAGCGTCACCGGGGATCTGACCTTGCCGAGCAGCCCCGCGAGCACGGCCGCCGCCACTGCGCCGGTGCCGCAGGCCAACGTCTCGCCTTCCACGCCGCGCTCGTACGTCCGAATGGTGAGCCGGTGCGG carries:
- the dapA gene encoding 4-hydroxy-tetrahydrodipicolinate synthase, translating into MFSGSYVAIVTPFRNGKVDEKALGDLIEWQIERGTNGIVPCGSTGESATLTHEEHDRVIALTVEVARRRVPVIAGTGSNATHEAIRLTQHAKAVGADAALLVTPYYNKPTQEGLFQHYEAIARAVDLPLVLYNIPGRSVVNMTPQTVARLSTITNIVGIKEASGNLSQMSDIVAACGDRFVVLSGDDALTLPLMAVGGKGVISVTANVAPAETAEMVNAALKGDWDRARRAHYRLLPLSNAMFLETNPIPVKAALAMMGRCTDEMRLPLTTMSDGPRAQLRRVMTQFGLI